A stretch of DNA from Natrinema halophilum:
CCGGTGCTCGCACGGGAAATCGTCGAGACCATCTCCGCGGGACTGGCCGACGCCGACCCGGACAATGCCCAGACGTACCGGGACAACGCTTCCGCGTTCGCAACCGACCTCGAGAAACTCGACGAACAGTTCGAAGCGTTGATAGAGACAGCCGACCGGACCGTCGCCGTCTTCGCCGGTCACGATTCGTTTACCTATCTGCAGGAGCGATACGGGTTCGAGCTTCACACGCCGATTGGGGTCTCCCCGCAGTCGGAGCCGAGCCAAGGTGATATCTCGGCGACCATCGATCTGATCGAGAGTGAAGGAATCGAGACGATTCTCTACAGCCCCTTCGAAGACCGCGACGGGCAGTACCCGACGCTCGTCAACACCATCCTTCGCGATACCGATGCAACGGACGCCATGCCGATCACGCACCTGTCAGGAACGCTCGCAAAGTGGCAGCAGAAAGACTGGGGGTACGTCGATCAGATGCAAGAAATAAACGTTCCCGCGTTCAGAGAGGCACTAGACGCACAGTGACGATCGTCGACCTCGAGCACGTGACGTTCGCCTATGGCGAGCAGCCAGCCGTCAAAGACGTCTCGCTGACGGTCACAGAAGGCGACTTTCTGGGATTGGTCGGGCCCAACGGCTCGGGCAAAACCACACTCCTCTATCTCATGCTCGGCCTGCGCAGTCCCGATAGCGGGTCGATAGAGCTGTTCGGAGAGCCCGTTTCCGAATTCGAGGACGGCGAACGAATCGGCTACGTCTCTCAGCAAGCGACCAACCGCGGCGGTTCGATGCCGGTTACCGTCCGCGAAGCCGCCACTATGGGCCGTTTCGCCCACGCGGGCCACGGCCGGCTGACCGACGATGACCGAGCCGCGGTGAACGACGCCCTCGAGACAGTCGGCATCGCAGACCTCGGTGACCGCCAGATCAACCGGCTCTCGGGCGGCCAGCGCCAGCGTGTCTACATCGCACGCGCGCTCGCCTCCGAAGCAGACCTGCTGGCGCTCGACGAGCCGACCGTCGGCGTCGACGCCGAATCCCGAGACGAGTTTTACCAGCTACTCGAGTCGCTCAACGACGACGGAATCACGATCATCCTGATCGAACACGACATCGGCGTCGTCACAGATCGGGCGACCCGGATCGCCTGCATCAATACGGAGCTGTACCACCACGGCGATACAGAATCGTTCGTCGAAAGCGACGCGCTGACCGAAGCCTACGGCGCGACGGGACAGGTCGTCCACCACCACCACTGATGAGTCGAAACGTCTCTCTCCGCCGACGACTCGAGTACGCCGGTATCGGCCTGACTGCAGTCCTCGCACTGGCGATGATCTGCCTGCTCGTCGTCGACGCGCTGCGGGCGGTCCCCATCGTCGGCGAACTGTACGACCAGGCTCGAATCGCGGGCTGGTGGGCGGATTACTATCTCGGGACGAACGTGTTCTACCACCCGTTCATGTGGCGCTCGATCGCGACGGGAATCCTGATCGGCGTCGTCGCACCGCTGGTCGGGACGTACCTCGTCCACCGCGAGATGGCCCTGATCGGTGAAACGCTGGCACACACGGCGTTCGCCGGGGTTGCGGTCGGCCTGCTAGTGAGCGCGAGGACCGGTTGGAACGGTTCGTTGATGCTCGTCGCACTGATCGTGGGCATTCTCGGCGCACTCGGCGTTCAGTGGCTGGCCGAACGGACCGACACGTACGGCGACGTCCCGATCGCGATCATGTTGACCGGCAGCTTCGCCGTCGGCACGCTGGTCATCAGCTACGGCCGCGGGATGACCGGGATCGCGGTCGAGGACTACATCTTCGGCAGCATCTCCGTCGTCACGCCGTCGGGCGCGCGGTTGATGGCCGTCATCAGCGTCGTCGTCGTCGGCGTCATCGTCGCGACCTACAAACAGTTCCTGTTCATCACGTTCGACGAGCAGGCCGCTCGAGTTGCGCGGCTCAACGTGACCTGGTACAACACCCTGCTGGTCGTCATGACTGCCGTCGTGGTCGTCGGTGCGATGCAGATCCTCGGCGTGATCCTCGTCGCCGCGATGCTCGTCGTCCCAGTCGCCGCAGCGACCCAGATCGCCCACAGCTTTCGAGAGACGCTCTATTTGTCGATTCTGTTCGGGCAGGCGGCGGTTATCGGCGGCTTCGTCATTTCCATCTCTCAGGGGCTCCCGACCGGCGGCTCGATCGTCGTCGTCGCCATCGCTTGCTACCTGCTCGCGGTGTTCGCCTCCGGCCGATCGACGACGGCGATTTCGACGCACTGATTCGCTCGAGGATACTGCGCTCCGGACCACGGCGACGGTATCGACTACCGGCTGGACATTCCGACTGACGGAACCGTCGGCGAAGCCTGCCGCCAACCGACGCGATTACACGTTCGAGTGCCAACATTCGAGTATGGGCATTCGACCGACGTCGGCACTCGCGAGCGGTCTCCTCGCGTTCGTTGCGGGATACGTCCTCTGGCCACCGGGACACGTCTACTGGGTACAAGTTTCACGCATCGTCGGTGAACCGATCTCCCTGACGCTCGTCGGCCTGCTGGCCGCGGTCGTCGGCCTGGGTGCCGTCACGGTCCTCGGATGGTCGCTCTCCGAACTCGCGATCGGGGGGTTGCTCGCCTACGGTATCGGAATGGCGCTCATCGAGCGCGTCATCGGCCCCGACAGCCCGGTCCATCTCCTGCTGTACGGAGGACTACTGTTCTGTTTCGGCATCGGTGCGGTGTTCGGCGCGTTCTCTCGTGGAACGCGTGGAGACCCGGTATCCGATTCGAATTCCCGCTCAGTCGAGTGAGACCGCCGCGTCGGTCCACACCCTGATTCCCGTCGATTGGTCAGGGTCGCGGGAACACGCCGTACGCTTAACATCCTACTCGCTCAAGCAGAGAACGATGGGACGGTTATCCGAACTCTTCGATCCCGAAACCGTCGCTGTGGTCGGCGCAACCGACCGTGACGGTGCAGTCGGGCGGGCGATCCTCGAGAACCTGCGAGACGAATTCACAGGGACGGTCGTTCCAATAAACCCGTCGCGAGAGGAGGTCCTCGGGATCGAGTGTTATCCGGACGCGTCGAGTGCACCGCCGATCGATCTGGCGGTTGTCGTCGTCCCGCCCGAGATCGTACTCGAATCGATCCGCGATCTCGCCGAGGCGGGCACCGAGAACGTCGTCATCATCACCGCCGGCTTCTCCGAGACGGGGAGCGAAGGCGCTGATCGCGAACGGCAGCTCCGCGAGATCGCCGAGGAAAACGACCTCAACGTCGTTGGGCCCAATAGCCTTGGACTCATGGCCACGCCGAACGGGATGAACGCAACGTTCGGCCCGGAGAGCGCCCTCGAGGGCTCGATCTCCTTTATGAGCCAGTCAGGAGCGTTCATCACCGCCGTCCTGGACTGGGCCAACGAACAGGGCATCGGCTTTCAGGACGTCGTCTCGCTCGGCAACAAGACCGTCCTTGACGAGACGGACTTCGTCCGCGAGTGGGGCGATGATCCCGCGACCGACGTCATCATCGGCTATCTCGAAGACATCGCCGACGGCCGGGAATTCGTCGACGCCGCGCGCGAGGTAACCGACGATACCCCGGTCGTTCTCGTCAAGTCGGGCCGAACGGATGCCGGTGCGCAAGCCGCTTCTTCCCACACCGGTGCAATCGCGGGCAGCGAACGAGCGTACGAGGCCGGACTCGACCAAGCTGGTGTCCTCAGAGCCCATTCAGTCCAGGAACTGTTCGACTCCGCGCGAGCGCTTTCGGGGCTTCCGGAACCCGAAACAGACGGCGTCGCCGTCGTGACCAACGCGGGCGGGCCGGGAGTCCTTACGACTGACGCGGTCGGCGACTCGACGCTCGAGATGGCCAACTTCACCGATCAAACGATAGCTGCGCTGGCAGCGGCGATGCCCGACGAGGCCAACGTCTACAACCCGATCGACGCGATCGGCGACGCCGACGTCGAGCGCTTCGCCGAAGCGCTGGAGATCGCACTCGACGATCCAGCTGTCGGAAGCGCAGTCATCGTCGCAGCGCCGACAGCGGTGCTGTCCTACGACGAACTCGCCGAGACCGTGATCGAATCCCTCGAGGATCACGACACGCCGGTCGTCACCTGCCTGATGGGCGGCAGACGGACGGCGGGGGCCGAGAAAACGCTGCGAAAATCGGGGGTTCCGAACTATTTCGATCCATCACGAGCGGTGACGGGACTCGATGCACTCGCTCGCTTCCGTGAGATTCGAGCGCAACCGGTCGCCGAGCCGACGACGTTCGACGTCGATCGCCGGCGCGCCAGGGACGTCCTGGGACGGGCAAAGCGCCGCGACGACAACCGGCTCGGAATCGAATCGATGGACCTGCTGGAGGCCTACGGAATACCGACGCCGACCGGCGAAATAGTCGACGACCCCGCCCGAGCGCGGGAGGTAGCCGAATCGATCGATGGCGACGTCGTTCTGAAGATCGTCAGCCCGGACATCTCCCACAAATCCGACATCGGCGGCGTCAAAGTCGGTGTCCCCGACGACGAGGTGTACGACGCCTACGAGGACGTCGTTTCCCGAGCGCGTACCTACCAGCCAGACGCGACTATCGTGGGCGTGCAAGTCCAGGAGATGCTCGACCTCGAATCCGCGACCGAAACGATCGTCGGAATGAACCGCGACCCGCAGTTTGGTCCGCTGCTGTTGTTCGGACTCGGTGGCATCTTCGTCGAAATACTCGAAGATACGTCGATTCGCGTCGCGCCCATCGGGGAGGACGAAGCCCGCGAGATGGTCGACGAAATCACGGCCGCACCACTGTTGCGCGGCGCTCGCGGCCGCGAGCCGGCGGACATAGAGCGCGTCGTCGAGACGATCCAGCGACTCTCACAGCTGGTGACCGATTTCCCGGCGATCCTCGAACTCGACGTCAACCCGCTCGTTGCGGGACCGGAGGGCGTACAGGCGATCGATCTACGACTCACCGTCGACACGGAGAAACTATGACCGAGACCGATACAGACCCCGAATCCACGGACGCTGACAGCGATGCCACCACAGCTACCGACGGCGATACCGACACTGAACCCGACGCGTTGCTCGTCAGCTCGCTCGAACCGAGTACCGGAAAAACCGGAATTACGCTGGCACTCGCCCGCCTCGCCGCAGCCGAGGGCGACAGCGTCGGCTACATGAAACCGAAAGGGACCAGACTCCAGAGCAACGTCGGGAAAACGCTGGACGAGGACCCGCTGCTCGCCCGCGAATTGCTCGAACTCGAGGCCGAGATGCACGACCTCGAACCGGTCGTCTACTCGCCAACGTTCATCGAAGAGGCGCTCCGCGGACGCGAAGAACCCGCCGAGCTCCGCGAGCGCATCCGCGACGCGTACGGGACCCTCGCTGCGGATCGCGACCGAATGTTCGTCGAAGGCGGCGGGCGGTACACCCTGGGCGGCATCGTCGACCTCGCAGACGCAGACATCGCAGACATCATCGACGCGCGCGTTCTGCTGGTCGCATCGTACGACGTCCCCGGGGACGTAGACGACATCCTCGCCGCCGCACGGACCTTTGGCGACCGGCTCGACGGGATCGTGTTCAACGACGTGTCCGACGCGGCCTACGATCGGCTCGAAACGGACGTTATTCCGTTTCTCGAGGCACATGAAATCCCGGTCCACGGCGTCCTTCCGAGCGAACGGGAGTTATCTGGCGTGACTGTCGGAGAACTTGCGGACGAACTCGGCGGTTCGATGCTCGTCGAGGCCGGACGGGATGCCTACGTCGAACGGTTC
This window harbors:
- a CDS encoding metal ABC transporter ATP-binding protein gives rise to the protein MTIVDLEHVTFAYGEQPAVKDVSLTVTEGDFLGLVGPNGSGKTTLLYLMLGLRSPDSGSIELFGEPVSEFEDGERIGYVSQQATNRGGSMPVTVREAATMGRFAHAGHGRLTDDDRAAVNDALETVGIADLGDRQINRLSGGQRQRVYIARALASEADLLALDEPTVGVDAESRDEFYQLLESLNDDGITIILIEHDIGVVTDRATRIACINTELYHHGDTESFVESDALTEAYGATGQVVHHHH
- a CDS encoding phosphotransacetylase family protein, yielding MTETDTDPESTDADSDATTATDGDTDTEPDALLVSSLEPSTGKTGITLALARLAAAEGDSVGYMKPKGTRLQSNVGKTLDEDPLLARELLELEAEMHDLEPVVYSPTFIEEALRGREEPAELRERIRDAYGTLAADRDRMFVEGGGRYTLGGIVDLADADIADIIDARVLLVASYDVPGDVDDILAAARTFGDRLDGIVFNDVSDAAYDRLETDVIPFLEAHEIPVHGVLPSERELSGVTVGELADELGGSMLVEAGRDAYVERFTVGAMGADSALRRFRRTKDAAVITGGDRAEIHTAALEAPGVRCLILTGGHRPSGAILGQASKKGVPILAVQTDTLATVERAEDIVRSGRTRDAATVDRMQQLLSDHAAVDSILG
- a CDS encoding acetate--CoA ligase family protein; translated protein: MGRLSELFDPETVAVVGATDRDGAVGRAILENLRDEFTGTVVPINPSREEVLGIECYPDASSAPPIDLAVVVVPPEIVLESIRDLAEAGTENVVIITAGFSETGSEGADRERQLREIAEENDLNVVGPNSLGLMATPNGMNATFGPESALEGSISFMSQSGAFITAVLDWANEQGIGFQDVVSLGNKTVLDETDFVREWGDDPATDVIIGYLEDIADGREFVDAAREVTDDTPVVLVKSGRTDAGAQAASSHTGAIAGSERAYEAGLDQAGVLRAHSVQELFDSARALSGLPEPETDGVAVVTNAGGPGVLTTDAVGDSTLEMANFTDQTIAALAAAMPDEANVYNPIDAIGDADVERFAEALEIALDDPAVGSAVIVAAPTAVLSYDELAETVIESLEDHDTPVVTCLMGGRRTAGAEKTLRKSGVPNYFDPSRAVTGLDALARFREIRAQPVAEPTTFDVDRRRARDVLGRAKRRDDNRLGIESMDLLEAYGIPTPTGEIVDDPARAREVAESIDGDVVLKIVSPDISHKSDIGGVKVGVPDDEVYDAYEDVVSRARTYQPDATIVGVQVQEMLDLESATETIVGMNRDPQFGPLLLFGLGGIFVEILEDTSIRVAPIGEDEAREMVDEITAAPLLRGARGREPADIERVVETIQRLSQLVTDFPAILELDVNPLVAGPEGVQAIDLRLTVDTEKL
- a CDS encoding metal ABC transporter permease; protein product: MSRNVSLRRRLEYAGIGLTAVLALAMICLLVVDALRAVPIVGELYDQARIAGWWADYYLGTNVFYHPFMWRSIATGILIGVVAPLVGTYLVHREMALIGETLAHTAFAGVAVGLLVSARTGWNGSLMLVALIVGILGALGVQWLAERTDTYGDVPIAIMLTGSFAVGTLVISYGRGMTGIAVEDYIFGSISVVTPSGARLMAVISVVVVGVIVATYKQFLFITFDEQAARVARLNVTWYNTLLVVMTAVVVVGAMQILGVILVAAMLVVPVAAATQIAHSFRETLYLSILFGQAAVIGGFVISISQGLPTGGSIVVVAIACYLLAVFASGRSTTAISTH